In a genomic window of Methylovirgula sp. 4M-Z18:
- a CDS encoding aspartate aminotransferase family protein: MLTNSLIELDRAHLVHPVASYRGHERLGVRVLDSAFGATVVDATGRHLIDGFAGLWCVNAGYGHKSIVEAATNQLLKLPYATAYFGLGSEPAIRLASELADRAPGDLKHIFFTLGGSDAVDSTIRFIRYYWNAKGQPQRDQFISIEAGYHGSSTVGAGLTALPAFHAGFSVPLDWQHKIPSHYAYRNPVGTDPQAIIDASVAALRQKVEDIGGAERVAAFYAEPVQGSGGILVPPKGWMKAMREACREMEILFVADEVITGFGRTGPLFACTEDEVVPDFMTTAKGLTSGYVPMGAAFMADHVYQTIADSAGETAVGHGYTYSAHPVSAAVGLEVLKLYENGLLANGRRAGARLMAGLESLKDHPLVGDVRGRGMLAAIELVVDKAKKTPLPAAAQPARRIFDRAWESGLVIRAFANGVLGYAPPLCCTDAEIDSIVERTRSVLDQTLADPDVRSAMS, from the coding sequence ATGCTCACCAACTCGCTGATCGAACTCGACCGCGCGCATCTCGTGCATCCGGTCGCTTCCTATCGCGGCCACGAAAGGCTCGGTGTGCGCGTTCTTGACTCGGCTTTCGGCGCCACCGTCGTCGATGCCACGGGGCGTCACCTGATCGATGGCTTCGCCGGTCTGTGGTGTGTCAACGCCGGCTATGGCCACAAAAGCATTGTTGAAGCGGCGACAAACCAATTGCTGAAGCTGCCCTATGCCACAGCTTATTTTGGTCTCGGGTCCGAACCCGCCATCCGCCTCGCCTCCGAACTCGCCGACCGGGCGCCTGGCGACTTGAAGCACATCTTCTTCACCCTCGGCGGTTCGGATGCGGTCGACAGCACGATTCGCTTCATCCGCTACTATTGGAACGCCAAGGGCCAACCGCAACGCGATCAGTTCATTTCGATCGAAGCCGGCTATCACGGCTCCTCGACCGTGGGCGCCGGCTTGACCGCCCTGCCCGCGTTCCATGCCGGTTTCAGCGTGCCGCTCGATTGGCAGCACAAGATTCCATCGCACTATGCCTATCGCAATCCTGTCGGGACGGATCCGCAAGCGATCATCGACGCGTCCGTCGCAGCCCTGCGCCAGAAGGTCGAAGACATCGGCGGCGCCGAGCGCGTCGCGGCCTTTTATGCGGAGCCCGTGCAGGGATCCGGCGGCATTCTGGTGCCGCCGAAGGGCTGGATGAAGGCCATGCGCGAAGCTTGCCGCGAGATGGAGATTCTCTTTGTCGCGGACGAGGTGATTACCGGCTTCGGGCGAACCGGCCCATTGTTCGCCTGCACCGAGGACGAGGTCGTTCCGGATTTCATGACCACCGCCAAGGGGCTGACCTCCGGCTATGTGCCGATGGGCGCTGCGTTCATGGCCGACCATGTTTACCAGACGATCGCCGACAGCGCCGGTGAGACGGCTGTGGGCCATGGCTACACCTATTCCGCGCATCCGGTGAGCGCCGCGGTGGGCCTCGAAGTGCTGAAACTCTATGAAAACGGCCTGCTCGCGAACGGACGCAGGGCCGGCGCGCGCTTGATGGCCGGCCTTGAAAGCCTGAAGGATCATCCGCTTGTCGGTGACGTGCGCGGCCGCGGCATGCTCGCGGCAATCGAACTCGTCGTCGACAAAGCCAAGAAGACCCCACTTCCCGCTGCGGCACAGCCGGCGCGCCGCATTTTCGACCGAGCTTGGGAAAGCGGATTGGTGATCCGCGCCTTCGCGAATGGCGTGCTCGGTTACGCCCCGCCGCTGTGCTGCACCGACGCTGAAATCGATTCCATCGTCGAACGCACACGCAGCGTCCTCGACCAAACCTTAGCCGATCCGGATGTGCGCTCGGCCATGAGCTAA
- a CDS encoding NAD(P)/FAD-dependent oxidoreductase: MKFVSYWHDTAPVFEGASKGSVEGHYDVAIVGAGFTGLAAARQLAKAGARVVVLEAERVGFGASGRNGGHLNNGLAHSYMGAKAELGQERAIALYKALDHSIDVIEGLVAEEGIDCNFRRAGKLKLASKPQHFDAIARNFEAVHREVDPDTALLSAADLKTEVGSPFHGAMLSKKSAMMHMGRYVAGLAQATVRHGAVIFEGTAVTGHTHVAGTHTLTTARGSLTAANVILATGAYTTKNFSFFRRRIIPVGSFLIATRPLTNDEAQAVMPGNRTCVNSMNIGNYWRLSPDNRLLFGGRARFSATSDQRSDAKSGAILRDSMLRLFPQLNGVEIDYCWGGLVDMTKDRYPRAGYQDGLWYAMGYSGHGAQLSTHLGMTIADAILGRPDLNPVKGLDWPAVPGHFGWPWFLPLVGLYYTILDRVR, from the coding sequence ATGAAGTTTGTGTCCTACTGGCACGATACCGCGCCCGTCTTCGAAGGCGCTTCAAAGGGCAGCGTCGAAGGTCATTACGACGTAGCGATCGTGGGGGCCGGCTTCACCGGCCTGGCCGCGGCGCGCCAGCTTGCGAAAGCGGGTGCGCGCGTCGTTGTGTTGGAAGCCGAACGCGTGGGTTTCGGCGCATCGGGGCGCAATGGCGGCCATCTGAACAACGGCCTCGCGCATAGCTATATGGGCGCGAAGGCAGAACTTGGCCAGGAGCGAGCGATCGCCCTTTACAAAGCATTGGATCATTCGATCGATGTCATCGAGGGGTTGGTGGCGGAAGAGGGGATCGACTGTAACTTTCGCCGCGCAGGCAAATTGAAACTTGCATCCAAGCCGCAGCATTTTGATGCTATCGCGCGCAATTTCGAGGCCGTCCATCGTGAAGTTGATCCGGACACGGCGCTGCTGTCTGCTGCCGACCTCAAGACGGAGGTCGGCTCGCCCTTTCATGGGGCGATGTTGTCGAAGAAGAGCGCCATGATGCATATGGGCCGCTATGTCGCGGGGCTCGCTCAGGCCACCGTTCGGCATGGCGCCGTCATCTTCGAGGGCACCGCAGTCACCGGACACACACATGTGGCAGGGACCCATACGCTCACGACCGCGCGTGGTTCTCTCACAGCCGCAAATGTCATTCTGGCGACGGGCGCTTATACGACGAAAAATTTCTCCTTTTTTCGCCGGCGCATCATTCCCGTCGGCAGTTTTCTTATTGCGACGCGGCCGCTCACGAATGACGAAGCGCAAGCGGTCATGCCCGGCAATCGCACCTGCGTCAATTCGATGAATATCGGCAATTATTGGCGGCTGTCGCCCGACAATCGTTTGCTCTTCGGTGGTCGCGCGCGCTTTTCCGCGACTTCGGATCAACGTTCGGACGCCAAGAGCGGTGCAATCTTGCGCGACAGCATGCTCCGCCTCTTTCCGCAATTGAATGGAGTTGAGATCGACTATTGCTGGGGTGGCCTGGTCGATATGACGAAGGACCGCTATCCGCGCGCGGGCTATCAGGATGGGCTGTGGTATGCGATGGGCTATTCCGGCCATGGCGCGCAATTGTCGACGCATCTTGGCATGACGATCGCCGATGCGATCCTCGGCCGACCGGATCTCAACCCGGTGAAAGGTCTCGATTGGCCAGCGGTTCCAGGTCATTTTGGGTGGCCATGGTTCCTGCCGTTGGTTGGCCTCTATTATACGATTCTCGACCGCGTGAGGTAG
- a CDS encoding haloacid dehalogenase type II: MSHFRPKYVTFDCHGTLINFQMAEAARDLYGDRLSEPAMQQFIKNFAAYRLDEILGDWKPYAEVVHNSLERTCKQNGVAFKEADAEMVYARVPTWGPHADVPAGLAKVAKEIPLVILSNAMNSQIMSNVQKLGAPFHAVYTAEQANAYKPRFKAFEYMFDMLGCGPEDILHCSSSFRYDLMSAHDLGIKNKVWVNRGHEPANPYYGYVEIADISGLPGVVGL, translated from the coding sequence ATGAGCCATTTTCGTCCGAAATACGTCACCTTTGACTGCCACGGCACGCTGATCAATTTCCAAATGGCGGAAGCTGCCCGGGATCTTTACGGCGACAGGCTCTCCGAGCCCGCGATGCAACAATTCATCAAGAATTTTGCCGCCTACCGTCTCGATGAGATTTTGGGGGATTGGAAGCCGTATGCGGAGGTCGTGCACAACTCCCTCGAACGGACCTGCAAACAAAACGGTGTCGCGTTCAAGGAGGCGGATGCAGAGATGGTCTACGCGCGCGTCCCGACCTGGGGACCGCATGCGGATGTTCCAGCGGGGCTCGCTAAGGTCGCGAAGGAAATTCCGCTCGTCATTCTGTCGAATGCCATGAATTCGCAGATTATGTCGAACGTCCAAAAACTGGGCGCGCCGTTTCATGCCGTCTACACGGCCGAGCAGGCCAATGCGTATAAGCCGCGATTCAAGGCGTTCGAATATATGTTCGATATGCTAGGCTGCGGTCCGGAAGATATTCTGCACTGCTCGTCCTCGTTCCGGTATGATCTCATGTCGGCGCACGATCTCGGCATCAAGAACAAGGTTTGGGTCAATCGCGGACACGAGCCGGCCAATCCCTATTATGGCTATGTTGAAATTGCGGACATTTCCGGACTGCCGGGTGTGGTCGGCCTTTGA
- a CDS encoding GNAT family N-acetyltransferase, whose amino-acid sequence METDQIELTAFEPSHLDGALRLSQQAKWPHRLEDWQMALALSKGVVAVEAGGHVVGTVLVTPYKSDCATINMVIVDEKMRGRGLGRKLMDIAVTMAGDMPLRLVATSDGLPLYEKFGFQETGRIVQHQGVVQPLAAPTDIHDAEPADIAQIAKLDRVAFGADRTDLIAYLSRHARFAVSRQNGELTGFAALRSFGRGEVIGPVVAGNLDEAKSLIAFFLATRPGAFVRIDTDAASDLSPWLEAGGLADVGGGIVMWRPEESSTENGAARIFALTNQALG is encoded by the coding sequence ATGGAGACAGATCAGATTGAGCTTACGGCCTTCGAGCCCTCGCATCTCGACGGCGCGCTTCGGCTCTCGCAGCAAGCGAAATGGCCGCATCGCCTGGAAGATTGGCAGATGGCGCTGGCATTGAGCAAAGGTGTGGTTGCGGTCGAGGCCGGTGGCCATGTCGTCGGCACTGTGCTGGTGACACCGTACAAATCGGATTGCGCTACCATCAATATGGTCATCGTTGACGAGAAGATGCGCGGGCGCGGCCTGGGGCGCAAATTGATGGATATAGCGGTGACGATGGCAGGCGACATGCCGCTGCGCCTCGTCGCGACGAGTGATGGTCTGCCGCTCTATGAAAAGTTCGGCTTCCAGGAAACGGGTAGGATCGTCCAACATCAAGGTGTGGTGCAGCCGCTCGCCGCTCCAACCGACATTCACGACGCGGAACCGGCCGACATTGCTCAGATCGCTAAACTGGATCGCGTGGCATTCGGCGCCGACCGGACGGATCTGATCGCCTATCTGTCCCGTCATGCGCGTTTCGCGGTCTCGCGGCAAAACGGCGAACTGACCGGCTTTGCAGCGCTTCGGTCCTTCGGGCGCGGCGAGGTCATCGGGCCCGTCGTCGCCGGCAATCTGGACGAAGCCAAATCGCTCATCGCCTTCTTCCTGGCAACGCGCCCAGGGGCGTTTGTTCGCATCGATACGGATGCGGCTTCAGATCTTTCGCCCTGGCTCGAAGCCGGCGGCCTCGCGGATGTGGGCGGCGGCATTGTGATGTGGCGGCCCGAAGAGAGTTCCACGGAAAATGGTGCAGCGCGCATTTTTGCGCTCACCAACCAGGCCCTTGGCTGA